In Phaeobacter piscinae, one genomic interval encodes:
- the hisG gene encoding ATP phosphoribosyltransferase, whose product MNLKLGVPSKGRLMEKTFEWFAKRGITLSRTGSDREYAGAVEGIEGIDLVLLSAGEMPRELAAGRIHLGVTGTDLVQEKLPLWEQQVEEIAGLGFGHADLILAVPQIWVDVETIDDLDAVAAAFRAKHGHRLRIATKYHRLVREYLMDAGVADYQLVDSQGATEGTVKNETAEMVADITSTGETLRANHLKLMSDGLILRSQATLWRSRVAKYSAEEKATLGDLLERLHG is encoded by the coding sequence ATGAATCTGAAGCTTGGGGTGCCGTCCAAGGGGCGGCTGATGGAGAAGACCTTCGAATGGTTCGCCAAACGCGGAATTACCCTGTCACGCACGGGGTCGGACCGTGAATATGCCGGCGCAGTCGAGGGGATTGAGGGGATCGATCTGGTGCTGCTATCCGCAGGGGAGATGCCCCGCGAACTGGCCGCCGGACGCATCCATCTTGGGGTGACCGGGACCGATCTGGTACAGGAAAAACTACCCCTCTGGGAGCAGCAGGTTGAAGAAATCGCAGGGCTCGGCTTTGGTCATGCCGATCTCATTCTAGCGGTGCCACAAATCTGGGTCGACGTGGAGACCATCGACGATCTGGATGCGGTCGCCGCCGCTTTCCGTGCGAAACACGGCCACCGGCTGCGGATCGCGACGAAGTATCACCGTCTTGTGCGTGAGTATCTGATGGATGCAGGTGTTGCGGATTATCAGCTGGTAGATAGCCAAGGCGCGACCGAGGGCACCGTTAAGAACGAGACGGCTGAAATGGTTGCCGATATCACATCGACCGGGGAAACCCTGCGGGCCAACCACCTAAAGCTGATGTCAGATGGTCTGATCCTGCGCTCGCAGGCCACGCTATGGCGCAGCCGGGTGGCGAAATACAGCGCCGAGGAAAAGGCCACATTGGGCGACCTGTTGGAACGCCTGCACGGGTAG
- a CDS encoding ATP phosphoribosyltransferase regulatory subunit — protein sequence MGDRLSALTLAARLRMSFEAAGARVVEPPFLQPAETLLDLYGEDIRARAYVTSDALRGEQMLRPDFTVPVVEMHMRDGAEPARYTYAGDVFRRQEHDEDRANEYLQVGYEVFERHDPAGSDAEVFALIALQLRDLPVRAATGDIGILMAAVEGLNTTSLRKAALMRHIWRPRRFRAMLDQFAGRSPVAESRRKLLSTEGVLTGKVPAIGKRRTAEVDARVEALRADAAAPPIAENELTALEALMAVRETIPYASEQLRDIAVDLPAINPALDRLDARTAAMKARGIDVDSLDFEASYGRTSMEYYDGFVFGFYADGRPDLPVIASGGRYDALTRQLGQGAEIPAVGGVVRPDLMLLLEGAKS from the coding sequence ATGGGGGATCGTCTAAGTGCCCTGACGCTGGCCGCCCGGCTGCGCATGAGTTTTGAGGCTGCTGGCGCACGGGTGGTGGAGCCGCCCTTCCTGCAGCCTGCGGAGACCCTGTTGGATCTCTATGGTGAGGACATCCGTGCCCGCGCTTACGTGACCTCAGACGCGCTGCGCGGAGAGCAGATGCTGCGCCCCGATTTCACCGTGCCAGTGGTCGAGATGCACATGCGCGACGGTGCAGAGCCTGCGCGTTATACCTATGCAGGCGACGTATTTCGCCGTCAGGAACACGACGAGGACCGCGCCAACGAATATCTTCAGGTCGGGTATGAGGTCTTTGAACGCCATGATCCGGCGGGATCCGATGCCGAGGTGTTTGCGCTGATTGCGTTGCAGCTGCGCGACCTGCCCGTGCGCGCCGCAACCGGTGATATTGGTATTCTGATGGCAGCGGTTGAGGGGCTAAATACCACGTCGTTGCGCAAGGCAGCCCTGATGCGCCATATCTGGCGACCGCGCCGGTTTCGGGCAATGCTCGACCAGTTTGCCGGACGCAGCCCAGTTGCGGAAAGCCGTCGCAAGCTGCTGTCTACCGAAGGGGTGCTGACGGGGAAGGTGCCCGCCATTGGCAAACGTCGCACGGCGGAGGTGGATGCCCGTGTTGAGGCTCTGCGCGCTGATGCAGCAGCCCCGCCGATTGCGGAGAATGAGCTGACCGCGCTAGAGGCGCTGATGGCGGTGCGTGAGACCATTCCGTATGCATCTGAACAGCTGCGCGATATCGCGGTGGACCTGCCTGCGATCAACCCTGCGCTAGACCGGCTTGATGCGCGTACCGCGGCGATGAAGGCGCGTGGCATTGATGTCGACAGCCTTGATTTTGAAGCTTCTTACGGTCGCACGTCGATGGAATACTACGATGGCTTCGTGTTCGGCTTTTACGCCGATGGGCGTCCAGATCTGCCGGTGATTGCCAGCGGTGGTCGCTATGACGCGCTGACGCGGCAGCTGGGACAGGGGGCAGAAATTCCCGCCGTTGGCGGTGTGGTTCGTCCCGATCTGATGCTGCTGCTGGAAGGGGCGAAGTCATGA
- the hisS gene encoding histidine--tRNA ligase, translating to MAKVKKQPRPKAITPKGFRDYFGEEVSQRSDMLQAIAGVYHRYGFDALESSAVETVEALGKFLPDVDRPNEGVFAWQEYDEGGNGDWMALRYDLTAPLARVYAQHRNDLPTPYRRYAMGPVWRNEKPGPGRYRQFYQCDADTVGTASMAADAEICAMLSDTLETVGIPRGDYLVRVNNRKVLNGVLEAMGLEAGDAKRDDVLRTIDKFDKVGEAGVRKLLTKGRLDASGAFIDGVGLSEDQAAPVLAFLTSKGVDAAKTLANLSDAVGSSSIGAEGVGELEQIGDLLAAGGYGADRIDIDPSVVRGLGYYTGPVYEAELTFEILDEKGRKRQFGSVSGGGRYDDLVKRFTGQEVPATGVSIGVDRLLAALREKGRIKAEATGPVVVTVMDKARMADYQTMVAELRNAGIRAEVYLGNPKNFGNQLKYADKRNSPIAVIEGGEEKDRGVVQIKDLILGAQIAENATLEEWKERPSQFEVPRGDLVAKVREILAGQG from the coding sequence ATGGCCAAAGTCAAGAAACAGCCCCGCCCCAAGGCGATCACGCCCAAGGGCTTCCGTGACTATTTCGGCGAAGAGGTGAGCCAGCGCAGCGATATGCTGCAGGCCATCGCGGGGGTTTATCATCGCTACGGGTTTGATGCGCTGGAATCTTCTGCGGTGGAAACCGTTGAAGCGCTGGGCAAATTCCTGCCTGATGTCGATCGTCCCAATGAGGGCGTTTTCGCCTGGCAGGAATACGACGAAGGCGGCAACGGTGATTGGATGGCGCTGCGCTATGACCTGACGGCCCCTCTGGCCCGGGTTTACGCCCAGCACCGCAACGACCTGCCGACGCCATATCGCCGCTACGCGATGGGGCCGGTGTGGCGCAATGAGAAGCCCGGTCCTGGGCGTTACCGCCAGTTTTACCAATGTGACGCCGATACCGTTGGCACTGCCTCGATGGCGGCGGACGCCGAGATCTGCGCGATGCTCTCTGATACGCTGGAAACCGTCGGCATTCCGCGCGGCGACTATCTGGTGCGGGTGAACAACCGCAAGGTTCTGAATGGCGTGCTGGAGGCCATGGGGCTTGAGGCAGGCGATGCCAAACGTGACGATGTGCTGCGCACCATCGACAAGTTCGACAAGGTGGGCGAGGCCGGCGTGCGCAAATTGCTGACCAAGGGGCGACTGGATGCCTCTGGTGCCTTCATCGATGGTGTTGGTTTGTCGGAAGATCAAGCCGCACCGGTGCTGGCCTTCCTGACGTCCAAGGGGGTGGATGCCGCCAAGACCCTTGCCAACCTCAGCGACGCGGTTGGCAGCAGTTCCATTGGGGCTGAGGGTGTTGGCGAGCTGGAGCAGATCGGCGATCTACTGGCCGCAGGCGGCTACGGTGCTGACCGCATCGACATTGACCCATCGGTGGTGCGCGGTCTGGGGTATTACACCGGACCAGTTTATGAGGCCGAACTCACCTTTGAGATCCTTGACGAGAAAGGCCGCAAGCGGCAGTTCGGCTCGGTCTCTGGCGGTGGTCGTTATGATGATCTGGTAAAGCGGTTCACCGGTCAGGAAGTTCCTGCAACCGGCGTGTCCATTGGCGTCGACCGTCTGTTGGCGGCGCTGCGCGAAAAGGGGCGGATCAAGGCCGAGGCCACTGGACCCGTCGTCGTTACCGTGATGGATAAGGCCCGCATGGCGGATTATCAGACCATGGTGGCTGAATTGCGCAATGCAGGCATCCGGGCTGAGGTCTATCTGGGCAACCCCAAGAATTTTGGCAATCAGTTGAAATATGCGGACAAGCGCAATTCGCCGATCGCCGTGATTGAGGGTGGTGAAGAAAAGGACCGCGGTGTGGTCCAGATCAAGGATCTGATCCTTGGCGCTCAGATTGCTGAAAACGCCACCTTGGAAGAGTGGAAAGAACGCCCCAGCCAGTTTGAAGTGCCACGCGGTGATTTGGTCGCCAAGGTGCGCGAAATCCTTGCAGGGCAGGGCTGA
- a CDS encoding SlyX family protein: MQHLEEQIAHLTRTVDELSEVINRQQSEIDRLTHRVAMLYQREAAREQDGGGGVVIGDERPPHY, from the coding sequence ATGCAACATCTTGAAGAGCAGATCGCCCACCTGACGCGCACCGTCGATGAGCTGAGCGAGGTCATCAACCGGCAGCAATCAGAGATCGACCGACTGACCCACCGTGTCGCGATGCTGTATCAGCGCGAAGCCGCCCGTGAGCAGGATGGCGGCGGCGGGGTTGTCATCGGTGACGAACGCCCACCGCATTACTGA
- a CDS encoding heavy metal translocating P-type ATPase, with translation MARDTGEQLEWRVTGMDCGSCATKLRGAVERLPGVSGVEVAMMAERLRLDLDPQEGSVIAVEKTVRKLGFDLMARSDGSGTDRTPCCNATQIGSATATETPAWYRSGKGQLLLGTGFLLVLAWGIKLMASPTVGLWAFMLATLIGVAPIARRAFAMLRAGMPFTIEMLMSIAAIGALFIGAAEEAALVVFLFAVGEMLEGLAANKARDGIRALADLVPKTALVERGDVLEEVAADSLREGQIVVVRPGDRVPADGAVIDGVSGVDESPVTGESVPRLKEPGSEVFAGSVNAEAVLRVRVSRAAADNTISRIIRLVEEVESARAPTERFIDRFSRVYMPIVVGVALLVALVPPLGFGLDWNTWIYRALALLLIGCPCALVISVPAAIASALSAGARHGLLLKGGAVIEAAAGTTHVAFDKTGTLTCGRPQVTDIVVYYGSEDKLLELAAAVERESSHPLAEAICTRAADSGVDIPLAQEARAVPGKGASAKVGSIMITVGSPRFASETSVMTEAALAQAAKLESQGKTVVVLFSEEILYGLIALRDEPREDAADAVRALARMGITATMLTGDNARTAEAIAGHLGLDHHAELMPEDKVTALQALTQSAQVMMVGDGINDAPALATAQVGVAMGSGTDVALETADAAILRNRVSDVVGVIRLSRATLTNIRQNVAVALGLKGVFLVTSVLGMTGLWIAILADTGATVLVTLNALRLLSFKPSPASSDS, from the coding sequence ATGGCCAGGGATACGGGTGAGCAGCTGGAGTGGCGGGTCACGGGCATGGACTGTGGGTCCTGCGCGACGAAACTGCGCGGCGCGGTTGAACGATTGCCGGGCGTCAGCGGCGTTGAGGTCGCGATGATGGCCGAACGGCTGCGTCTGGATCTGGACCCACAAGAGGGATCGGTGATCGCCGTGGAGAAAACGGTGCGCAAGTTAGGGTTTGATCTAATGGCCCGTAGTGATGGTTCGGGGACTGACCGGACGCCGTGCTGCAACGCCACGCAGATCGGCTCTGCCACCGCAACCGAGACACCTGCATGGTATCGCAGCGGTAAGGGGCAACTGCTCCTTGGGACCGGTTTTCTTCTGGTGCTGGCCTGGGGGATCAAACTTATGGCATCCCCTACGGTGGGTCTCTGGGCGTTTATGCTGGCAACCCTGATTGGCGTGGCCCCCATCGCACGCCGCGCCTTTGCGATGCTGCGGGCGGGAATGCCTTTCACCATCGAAATGCTGATGTCGATTGCGGCGATTGGTGCCTTGTTTATTGGCGCTGCCGAAGAGGCCGCGCTTGTGGTCTTCCTCTTTGCCGTGGGCGAAATGCTGGAAGGATTGGCCGCGAACAAAGCACGAGACGGGATTCGTGCGTTGGCCGATCTCGTGCCCAAAACTGCGTTGGTGGAGCGGGGAGATGTATTGGAGGAGGTCGCAGCAGACAGCCTGCGTGAAGGTCAGATCGTTGTGGTGCGCCCCGGTGACCGCGTGCCCGCCGACGGCGCGGTTATTGATGGTGTCTCTGGCGTCGACGAGAGCCCGGTGACAGGCGAAAGCGTTCCGCGCCTGAAAGAGCCCGGTTCCGAGGTTTTTGCCGGATCCGTCAACGCCGAGGCCGTCCTGCGGGTGCGCGTGAGCCGTGCGGCGGCGGACAACACGATCTCGCGGATCATCCGCTTGGTCGAAGAGGTCGAAAGTGCCCGTGCCCCGACTGAGCGATTTATCGACCGTTTCAGCCGTGTGTACATGCCCATCGTTGTTGGGGTCGCCCTACTGGTAGCGCTGGTGCCACCGCTTGGGTTCGGTCTGGATTGGAACACTTGGATTTATCGCGCGCTTGCGCTGCTGCTGATTGGTTGCCCCTGCGCGTTGGTGATCAGTGTTCCGGCGGCCATTGCGTCGGCTTTGTCAGCTGGTGCGCGCCATGGTCTGTTGCTGAAGGGAGGCGCGGTCATTGAGGCCGCGGCGGGCACCACGCATGTGGCTTTTGACAAGACCGGGACACTGACCTGCGGGCGGCCGCAGGTCACGGATATCGTCGTCTATTATGGCAGCGAGGATAAGCTGTTGGAACTGGCCGCCGCGGTTGAACGCGAGTCGAGCCACCCGCTGGCGGAAGCGATTTGCACGCGGGCGGCGGACAGCGGCGTGGATATTCCGTTGGCACAGGAAGCCCGTGCGGTGCCAGGCAAGGGCGCCTCAGCCAAAGTCGGATCCATTATGATCACAGTTGGGTCCCCGCGTTTTGCCTCAGAGACCAGTGTCATGACAGAGGCCGCCCTTGCGCAGGCGGCCAAGCTGGAATCGCAGGGCAAGACGGTCGTCGTCCTGTTCAGCGAAGAGATACTCTACGGGCTGATCGCGCTGCGTGATGAACCCCGCGAAGATGCAGCTGACGCGGTGCGCGCGCTGGCGCGGATGGGGATCACCGCGACCATGCTGACCGGAGATAATGCTCGCACGGCAGAGGCAATTGCCGGGCACTTGGGCTTGGATCATCACGCGGAGCTGATGCCGGAGGATAAGGTTACGGCGCTACAGGCTCTCACCCAGAGCGCTCAGGTCATGATGGTTGGCGACGGGATCAACGATGCGCCTGCGCTCGCGACCGCTCAGGTCGGGGTTGCAATGGGATCGGGCACTGATGTGGCGCTAGAGACCGCAGATGCAGCGATCCTGCGCAACCGTGTTAGCGACGTGGTTGGCGTAATTCGGCTGTCCCGTGCGACGTTGACCAATATCCGTCAGAACGTCGCCGTTGCGTTGGGGCTTAAGGGGGTGTTCCTTGTCACATCGGTCCTGGGCATGACCGGCCTGTGGATCGCCATTCTGGCTGACACCGGCGCCACGGTGCTGGTGACGCTCAATGCGTTGCGCTTGCTGTCGTTCAAACCGTCCCCGGCAAGCAGCGACAGCTGA
- a CDS encoding CaiB/BaiF CoA transferase family protein, whose protein sequence is MLQGIRVIEIEGLGPAPFAAMMLADLGADVICVHRKGHNAGLMPPHPIIDRGKRSIMLDLKSAADVETLLQLVESADALLEGFRPGVMERLSLGPAACHARSPDLIYGRMTGWGQDSPLAQTAGHDLNYTALSGALWYDATPGTPPQPPATLVGDIGGGALYLVAGILAALVKRGNAHDDSPSGCVVDAAIYDGSAHMMNLLMTLQQAGQFATPRGASLLDGPHWSRCYLCADGGHISVQCLEPQFYAEFLSRLDLDEDAQFAQQHDKRLWPVLAARLTGIFATQTRDYWADLFDGSDACVAPVLSPEEAVTHPMNTRRTWIMADNGLQAAPAPRFSDQGDWTAPPAPERGEHTAQILAELMQRRR, encoded by the coding sequence GTGCTGCAGGGTATTCGTGTGATCGAAATTGAAGGGCTGGGGCCTGCGCCCTTTGCCGCGATGATGCTGGCAGATCTTGGGGCTGACGTTATTTGCGTCCACCGCAAAGGGCACAACGCAGGTCTGATGCCACCCCATCCGATCATCGACCGTGGCAAACGCTCCATCATGCTGGATCTGAAATCAGCGGCCGATGTGGAGACGCTGCTGCAGCTGGTCGAAAGCGCCGATGCGCTGCTTGAGGGGTTTCGTCCCGGCGTGATGGAGCGTCTAAGCCTTGGGCCTGCGGCCTGCCATGCCCGTAGCCCTGATCTCATCTATGGCCGCATGACAGGCTGGGGGCAGGACAGCCCACTGGCGCAGACTGCAGGCCATGATCTGAACTATACCGCGCTCTCAGGCGCGCTTTGGTATGACGCGACGCCAGGAACGCCACCCCAGCCGCCTGCGACGCTGGTGGGCGATATTGGTGGAGGTGCGCTTTATCTGGTCGCTGGTATCCTTGCGGCACTTGTGAAGCGTGGAAACGCCCACGATGATAGCCCGTCCGGATGTGTGGTCGACGCAGCGATATACGATGGATCGGCCCATATGATGAACCTGCTGATGACATTGCAACAGGCCGGGCAGTTTGCAACGCCGCGCGGGGCAAGCCTGCTGGATGGGCCCCATTGGAGCCGTTGCTACCTCTGCGCTGACGGCGGCCATATCAGCGTGCAATGTCTGGAACCGCAGTTCTATGCGGAGTTTCTGTCACGTCTGGATCTGGACGAGGACGCGCAATTTGCCCAGCAGCATGACAAAAGGCTTTGGCCCGTGCTCGCCGCGCGGCTGACGGGGATCTTTGCGACCCAGACGCGCGACTACTGGGCCGATCTATTCGATGGCAGCGACGCCTGTGTGGCCCCAGTTCTGTCGCCGGAAGAAGCCGTGACCCACCCCATGAACACGCGCAGGACATGGATCATGGCAGACAATGGCCTGCAGGCGGCACCCGCCCCGCGATTCTCGGATCAGGGCGATTGGACCGCCCCTCCCGCGCCAGAACGCGGTGAGCATACGGCCCAGATACTGGCGGAGCTGATGCAGCGCCGGCGCTAG
- the hemE gene encoding uroporphyrinogen decarboxylase produces MAEQKKLLRALAGETQDVPPIWMMRQAGRYLPEYRATRAEAGDFLSLCYNPEMATEVTLQPIRRYGFDAAILFADILLVPQALGADLWFVTGEGPRLSTITTEADFAKLGPVSDIHETLNPIYETVRLLSSALPSETTLIGFAGAPWTVATYMIAGRGTPDQGPAHVLRQENNPLFEALLARITEATIEYLSMQIKAGAEVVKIFDSWAGSLRGEAFEKYALEPCRQITEALKERHPDIPVIGFPREAGDKYVGFAKATGVDCVALDNSVDPEWAAAHVQIDGCVQGNLASRHMVTGGQELVDDTRRIVKAFGNGPHIFNLGHGITPDADPDNVQRMIDAVRGG; encoded by the coding sequence ATGGCCGAACAGAAGAAACTGCTGCGCGCATTGGCGGGCGAGACACAGGATGTGCCGCCGATTTGGATGATGCGTCAGGCCGGTCGCTATCTGCCGGAATATCGCGCCACACGGGCCGAGGCGGGCGATTTTCTGTCGCTATGCTACAATCCGGAGATGGCAACCGAGGTCACCCTGCAGCCCATCCGCCGCTACGGGTTCGACGCCGCGATCCTTTTTGCCGATATTCTTCTGGTGCCGCAGGCTCTGGGGGCGGATCTGTGGTTTGTAACCGGCGAGGGGCCGCGCCTTTCGACAATCACCACCGAAGCGGATTTTGCCAAGCTGGGCCCGGTCAGCGATATTCACGAAACGCTGAACCCCATCTATGAGACGGTGCGCTTGCTCTCTTCGGCGCTACCTTCTGAGACCACGCTGATCGGCTTTGCCGGTGCGCCCTGGACTGTCGCGACCTATATGATTGCCGGGCGCGGCACCCCAGATCAGGGGCCTGCGCACGTGCTGCGTCAGGAGAACAACCCGCTGTTTGAGGCCCTGCTGGCGCGCATCACAGAGGCGACCATTGAATATCTGTCGATGCAGATCAAAGCCGGTGCGGAGGTGGTCAAGATTTTTGACAGCTGGGCAGGCTCGCTGCGTGGCGAGGCGTTTGAGAAATACGCGCTGGAGCCGTGCCGCCAGATCACCGAGGCGTTGAAAGAGCGTCATCCGGATATCCCGGTCATTGGCTTCCCGCGTGAGGCCGGTGACAAATATGTCGGGTTTGCCAAGGCAACCGGGGTGGATTGCGTCGCGCTCGATAATTCGGTGGATCCTGAATGGGCGGCAGCCCATGTTCAGATAGACGGCTGTGTGCAGGGCAATCTCGCGTCTCGTCATATGGTCACCGGCGGTCAGGAACTGGTGGATGACACCCGCCGCATCGTCAAAGCCTTTGGGAACGGGCCGCATATCTTCAACCTTGGTCATGGCATCACGCCTGACGCGGACCCGGACAATGTGCAGCGCATGATTGATGCGGTGCGGGGCGGCTGA